One window of Dyadobacter sandarakinus genomic DNA carries:
- a CDS encoding outer membrane beta-barrel family protein — MSLLISGLMCCGTVSAQAGPGKISGTITDSTAGKPLDFITLNLLDASKTVVKVDYTKADGTFLFSGLKAGGYQLVIVGVGYRNRQVDVTLTDSSGSNLGTITLTPSVTGLKEVTVSAARPVVKQEVDRITYDMQADPESKVYSVLDMMRKVPYLALDADENIQLKGNTDFKILINGKPSSMMERNYKEVLRSMPASSIERIEVITTPPAKYDAEGLAGIINIITYRKIDNGYNGSVNASERFRVGGPGLGGTLSAKFGKLGMTATAGGSQYRVPATLNTVQRSTFGAEASDIAQHGFAKSDSRSGYLSYEVSYEFDTLNLLSAQVNINGSTSSGLTYQTSQLYSRGELLKRYRLDNVNAGSGKGADAAINFQRTSKADKNRLLTLSYRYFGFTNKQDNDLRITDQLNYDVPDYRQVNDQRFAEQTVQVDYVYPIRKLSIEAGLKAIMRLNKSNFGYETALENGGYEVDPAMTNRFRNTQNVFGAYNTYQYNLVSWGFKAGLRIEQTIVDADFFSTDSKVRQNYFNLIPSVSVNRKLKNNSSLNLGYTQRIQRPGIWQLNPFVDRSNPNFERTGNPNLRPAFVNDVQLNYSLNKKGSINFGAGVNTFRDLIFGVAVYNPTTGITRTSYTNSGRARLLMLMTNINYPLTKKWNVSVNVRAAHGRVHGTVNNVPVTNQGIMHQSSVSMGYRFEKEWRLNANVQLNGRNINLQGINNAYTSYSVSLSKDIVKDKLSISAAANNPFTRYRQYKRITNGPDFSQLDYRRDYFRSFNFSLNYKFGKLKDAIKKNKRSIRNDDVQNGN; from the coding sequence ATGTCCTTACTGATCTCCGGCCTGATGTGCTGCGGAACTGTATCCGCCCAGGCCGGGCCTGGAAAGATCAGCGGAACGATTACCGATTCCACTGCGGGTAAGCCGCTTGACTTCATCACGCTGAACTTGCTTGATGCCAGCAAAACCGTGGTAAAAGTAGACTATACCAAGGCCGATGGTACCTTCTTGTTTTCCGGTCTAAAAGCGGGTGGTTACCAGCTGGTGATCGTGGGTGTGGGTTACCGGAACAGGCAGGTTGATGTGACACTTACAGACAGTTCGGGCTCAAACCTGGGTACCATCACACTGACTCCCTCGGTCACGGGGTTGAAGGAGGTAACGGTATCTGCGGCTAGACCGGTTGTTAAACAGGAGGTGGACCGCATTACCTACGATATGCAGGCCGACCCTGAAAGCAAGGTTTACAGCGTGCTGGACATGATGCGGAAAGTGCCTTACCTGGCCCTGGATGCCGACGAAAATATTCAGCTCAAAGGAAATACAGATTTCAAGATCCTCATCAATGGAAAACCTTCCAGCATGATGGAGCGCAACTATAAGGAAGTGCTGCGCAGCATGCCTGCCTCCTCCATCGAGCGCATTGAAGTCATTACCACTCCTCCGGCCAAATACGACGCGGAGGGGCTGGCGGGCATCATTAACATTATCACCTACAGGAAAATAGATAACGGATACAATGGCAGCGTGAATGCGAGTGAACGTTTCCGGGTAGGAGGACCTGGCCTGGGTGGTACGCTTTCTGCCAAATTTGGAAAACTCGGAATGACGGCCACGGCCGGTGGAAGCCAGTACCGGGTACCTGCTACGCTCAATACGGTACAACGGTCGACTTTCGGGGCGGAGGCCAGTGACATTGCCCAGCATGGATTTGCAAAGTCGGATAGTCGCAGCGGGTACCTCAGCTATGAGGTAAGTTATGAGTTTGATACCCTTAACCTGCTGAGCGCACAGGTGAATATCAATGGAAGCACGTCCTCGGGACTGACCTACCAGACTTCCCAGCTTTACAGCCGGGGTGAACTGCTGAAACGCTACCGGCTCGACAATGTGAATGCAGGGAGCGGGAAGGGAGCTGATGCGGCCATCAATTTCCAGCGGACCTCCAAAGCAGACAAGAACAGGCTGCTGACCTTGTCGTACCGGTATTTTGGTTTTACCAATAAACAAGACAATGACCTACGTATTACCGATCAGCTGAACTATGACGTACCCGATTACAGGCAGGTGAACGACCAGCGCTTTGCCGAGCAGACGGTGCAGGTAGATTATGTTTATCCGATCCGTAAACTGAGCATTGAAGCCGGACTGAAAGCGATTATGCGGCTTAATAAAAGCAACTTCGGGTATGAAACCGCGCTGGAAAATGGCGGCTACGAGGTGGATCCTGCCATGACCAACCGGTTCCGCAACACGCAAAATGTGTTTGGAGCCTACAATACATACCAGTACAATCTTGTGAGCTGGGGCTTTAAAGCGGGGCTCCGTATTGAGCAGACGATCGTTGATGCAGACTTCTTTTCGACCGACTCCAAGGTGCGCCAGAACTACTTTAACCTGATCCCGTCCGTGTCGGTAAACCGCAAGCTGAAAAACAACAGCTCGCTCAATCTGGGCTATACCCAACGGATCCAGCGCCCGGGCATCTGGCAGCTCAATCCCTTTGTCGATCGCTCAAACCCTAATTTTGAACGTACCGGAAATCCTAACCTGCGGCCTGCCTTTGTCAATGATGTCCAGCTGAATTACAGTCTCAATAAAAAGGGGTCCATAAATTTCGGGGCCGGCGTGAATACTTTTCGTGACCTCATTTTCGGCGTAGCCGTTTACAATCCGACGACGGGTATTACACGCACTTCCTACACCAACTCGGGCCGGGCGAGATTGCTTATGCTCATGACGAACATCAATTACCCGCTTACCAAAAAATGGAACGTGAGTGTGAATGTGCGTGCAGCGCATGGGCGGGTGCACGGTACCGTGAACAATGTGCCGGTGACCAACCAGGGCATCATGCACCAGTCGTCCGTGTCCATGGGCTACCGCTTTGAAAAGGAGTGGCGCCTCAATGCGAACGTTCAGCTGAATGGACGTAATATCAACCTGCAGGGAATCAACAATGCCTATACCAGCTACTCGGTCAGCCTTAGTAAAGATATTGTCAAGGATAAACTTTCGATATCGGCGGCGGCCAACAATCCATTTACCCGGTACCGGCAGTACAAGCGCATCACCAATGGCCCGGACTTTTCGCAGCTGGACTATCGCCGCGACTACTTCCGCAGCTTCAATTTCAGCCTTAATTATAAGTTCGGCAAGTTGAAAGATGCGATTAAAAAGAACAAGCGGAGCATTCGTAATGATGACGTTCAAAACGGTAATTAG
- a CDS encoding ABC transporter permease, with protein MLKNHLIIAWRALVRYKGFTTLNVLGLSVGVASCLLLYVVYTYESGFDKFHKKYDRIYRIVRQTKFPNGQIDFTGGNPLPYEAALKVDMPQLGKIVPVYGTLEPQVTVLGKNMNAAGLDRKFREDDEGLVTTPEFFELFDFAWVMGTKEVLKDPNVIVLSQRKADKYFGKWQQAVGQFVRINNKTVMKVGGILADPPLNTDFPVDIVISYATKRQQPLLFGWGDFENWGGTSSNDQLFVLLPENTSPRSMEASFAAFVKKHYSEREENKKIRHFLSPLADQHYDSRFENYSKHITSRTVLRTLGIIGALIIAMACINFINLATVQAARRSKEVGVRKVLGSSRAELVRQFLSETFLVVGLSVVLGIAIAILSMPLLSRISQVPAELPVVGDPRIWLFVLVLALLVSFVAGFYPAIVISGFRPIEAIKNRISSRSFAGLSLQKTLIVVQFGVTQILVVGTIVTVSQMNFVRRMDLGFVKEGVYNVVLDEAYKARFQTFKNQLLESPDISSVSFASDVPSSDDNWSGNFAFGNRGKDEDFHLSYKFADHDYFKTFNLQFVAGGPYAAGDSVGSCVVNETLLAKVGVKNPEDAIGKNIKLGGGQWQPIVGVVRDFKTNSARDAVKPVLILTNESFYWTGGIKIATRNISRAIEQIREVHTRVFPEVAFQGRFFSDSIEAFYQQERQMTLLYQIFAGLSIFIACLGLLGLATFMAQQRMKEIGVRKVLGASVSGIVGLLSRDFITLVFIAIVLASPVAWYVMNEWLAAFAFRISISWWMFGIASASAILIAFVTISFQSIKAATMNPVKSLKME; from the coding sequence ATGCTGAAAAATCACCTTATAATCGCCTGGCGCGCCCTGGTGCGCTACAAAGGATTCACGACGCTGAACGTGCTCGGCTTGTCAGTGGGCGTAGCGTCCTGTCTGCTGCTGTATGTGGTCTATACCTATGAGTCGGGGTTTGATAAATTTCACAAGAAGTACGACCGTATTTACCGGATCGTGCGCCAGACGAAGTTCCCGAACGGGCAGATCGACTTTACGGGCGGCAACCCGCTTCCTTACGAAGCGGCGTTAAAGGTCGATATGCCGCAGCTTGGCAAGATCGTACCGGTATATGGCACGCTGGAACCCCAGGTAACCGTGCTCGGAAAGAATATGAATGCAGCAGGCTTGGACAGGAAGTTCAGGGAGGATGATGAGGGACTGGTTACTACCCCGGAGTTCTTCGAGCTGTTTGATTTTGCCTGGGTGATGGGCACGAAAGAGGTGCTGAAGGATCCCAATGTGATTGTGCTTTCTCAGCGGAAAGCAGACAAGTATTTTGGAAAATGGCAGCAGGCCGTAGGCCAGTTTGTCAGGATCAATAATAAGACGGTGATGAAGGTCGGCGGTATTCTGGCCGATCCTCCGCTGAATACCGACTTCCCGGTGGATATCGTGATTTCGTATGCAACCAAACGTCAGCAGCCGCTGCTGTTTGGCTGGGGTGACTTCGAGAACTGGGGAGGTACCAGCAGCAATGATCAGCTCTTTGTTTTGCTTCCTGAAAATACGTCTCCCCGCAGCATGGAGGCCTCTTTTGCAGCATTTGTAAAAAAACACTATTCTGAAAGAGAAGAAAATAAAAAAATCAGGCACTTTCTGTCACCCCTCGCAGACCAGCATTATGACAGCCGTTTTGAAAATTATTCCAAACATATCACAAGCCGCACGGTACTCCGCACGCTGGGCATCATCGGTGCACTGATCATTGCGATGGCCTGTATCAACTTTATCAATCTTGCTACGGTACAGGCTGCACGCCGGTCGAAGGAAGTAGGGGTGAGGAAAGTACTGGGCAGCAGCCGGGCCGAACTGGTACGCCAGTTTCTGAGTGAAACGTTCCTGGTTGTTGGATTGTCCGTGGTCCTGGGCATTGCCATAGCCATCCTGAGCATGCCGCTGTTAAGCCGGATTTCGCAGGTGCCGGCAGAGCTGCCCGTAGTTGGCGATCCGCGCATCTGGCTTTTTGTGCTGGTACTGGCATTGCTGGTCAGCTTTGTGGCAGGCTTTTACCCGGCCATCGTCATTTCAGGATTCAGGCCCATCGAGGCGATCAAAAACCGGATTTCCAGCCGTTCTTTTGCCGGACTGTCCCTGCAAAAGACCTTGATCGTTGTCCAGTTTGGCGTTACGCAAATCCTGGTAGTAGGTACCATCGTAACCGTCAGCCAGATGAACTTCGTGCGCCGGATGGATTTGGGATTTGTAAAGGAAGGTGTTTATAATGTAGTCCTGGACGAAGCTTATAAGGCACGTTTTCAAACATTTAAGAACCAGCTGCTCGAAAGTCCGGATATCAGCTCGGTCAGCTTTGCTTCTGATGTTCCTTCCTCGGACGACAACTGGTCGGGTAATTTCGCATTCGGGAACCGGGGGAAAGATGAAGACTTTCACCTTTCGTACAAATTTGCCGACCATGATTATTTCAAAACTTTCAATCTGCAGTTTGTCGCCGGGGGGCCGTATGCAGCCGGAGATTCGGTAGGTTCCTGCGTGGTCAACGAAACGCTGCTTGCCAAGGTTGGTGTTAAAAATCCCGAAGATGCCATCGGAAAAAACATCAAGCTTGGGGGCGGCCAGTGGCAGCCCATTGTGGGCGTCGTCCGCGACTTTAAAACCAACTCGGCCCGGGACGCTGTAAAGCCTGTTTTGATCCTGACCAATGAAAGTTTTTACTGGACAGGCGGCATCAAAATAGCGACCCGGAACATTTCACGTGCGATAGAACAGATCAGGGAAGTCCATACGCGCGTATTTCCCGAAGTGGCATTCCAGGGACGTTTTTTCAGCGACAGCATTGAGGCATTTTACCAGCAGGAAAGGCAAATGACTTTGCTTTACCAGATTTTCGCGGGCCTGTCCATTTTCATCGCCTGCCTCGGACTGCTTGGACTGGCTACCTTTATGGCACAGCAGCGCATGAAGGAAATCGGTGTGAGAAAGGTACTCGGCGCATCGGTAAGCGGCATTGTCGGACTGTTGTCGCGCGATTTTATTACGCTTGTATTTATTGCGATCGTCCTGGCTTCGCCGGTAGCCTGGTACGTGATGAACGAGTGGCTGGCAGCATTTGCATTCCGTATTTCCATCAGCTGGTGGATGTTCGGCATCGCCTCCGCCTCCGCCATCCTGATTGCATTCGTCACCATAAGTTTCCAAAGTATCAAAGCCGCAACGATGAATCCGGTGAAAAGTTTGAAAATGGAATAA
- a CDS encoding ABC transporter permease: MLQTNLKIAFRNLMKFRVYSFINITGLSLGMAASMLILMFVMHEFSYDRFHQNHKRIYKVFSRLKIGENSMQLNAFPADFAILAKTNSPHVKDYVRMMPAHNRIVISNPAMPDGKFYEQHFLYADPAFFRVFSFKLIQGNPAHALEKLTGVVISQTAARKYFGNADPVGQTLLFQNKHLLEVTAVAADAPSNSSLAFDFVVPLKAFPLLNGTDRSKWAAGGNFNTYLLLDSPGASRAVAKSLNAHVEKHEDASEETFLLESLTDIHLGNNTEGTSNARLIYIFAGIAGLTLALALFNYMSLTTARATLRAREVGVRKVVGSGRGALIRQFYTESVLTCLIAFIIAWVVVEVLRRPFNDLLGLKIDVAFLYSPQFLCFLALLFLISVLLAGSYPALVLSGFAPIVILKGRFSGRSSGAGVRKGFMVFQFATSVALMVCSLVVRQQVGFMQTMKLGFNKDQVMVIPFSETSISKVAAFRDEVAGHAGIKSAAVAASTIFGSYDISFEKNAKTKKDIALMVMAVDRHFVETLGLQWKLAPEPGTLQNRPHVLLNELAVKELGLGSNVLGKTLPDFDEVAGVLQNFYFTTPQGGIKPVALVVKTDTASLGKSVGASGALYVRIDPQTDSKAKVKTVEGLFSTYYPDRPFEYHFLDEAFTKNFRTEIRMSQLFSVFTGLAIFIACMGLFGLVTFTAETRVKEIGIRKVLGASVSSIVALLSADFLKLVTLSIVFALPLAWYFMEKWLQDFTYRIQIPWWIYLSASLAAILIAIATMSFQSIKAALMNPVKSLRSD; the protein is encoded by the coding sequence ATGCTACAAACCAATCTCAAAATCGCATTCCGGAACCTGATGAAGTTCAGGGTGTATTCATTTATAAATATTACCGGCTTGTCCCTGGGTATGGCGGCTTCCATGCTGATACTGATGTTTGTCATGCATGAATTCAGCTACGACCGCTTTCACCAGAACCATAAGCGTATTTACAAGGTTTTTTCGAGGTTGAAAATCGGAGAAAATAGTATGCAGCTCAATGCATTCCCTGCTGATTTCGCGATTTTGGCCAAGACAAATAGTCCGCACGTCAAAGACTATGTACGCATGATGCCGGCCCATAACCGGATCGTGATCAGCAATCCTGCGATGCCGGACGGGAAATTTTACGAGCAACATTTTCTTTATGCTGATCCGGCTTTTTTCAGGGTATTTTCATTTAAACTGATCCAGGGAAATCCCGCACATGCACTGGAAAAGCTCACGGGTGTGGTCATCTCGCAAACTGCGGCGCGCAAGTACTTCGGGAATGCGGATCCGGTGGGTCAAACGCTTCTTTTTCAGAACAAACACTTATTGGAAGTCACCGCAGTTGCTGCGGATGCCCCGTCCAATTCTTCTCTTGCATTTGATTTTGTCGTACCGCTTAAAGCATTCCCTCTGCTGAATGGTACCGACCGGTCGAAATGGGCGGCTGGCGGTAATTTTAATACGTACCTGCTGCTGGACTCCCCGGGCGCATCGAGGGCTGTGGCAAAATCACTGAATGCTCACGTTGAGAAGCATGAAGATGCAAGCGAGGAAACCTTCCTGCTCGAAAGCCTGACCGATATACACCTGGGAAACAATACGGAGGGTACCAGCAATGCACGGCTCATTTACATATTTGCGGGTATTGCCGGGCTTACACTGGCCCTGGCCCTCTTCAATTACATGAGCCTTACGACCGCCCGTGCTACCCTGCGGGCCAGGGAGGTAGGCGTACGCAAGGTGGTTGGTTCAGGCCGGGGCGCTTTAATCAGGCAGTTTTATACCGAGTCGGTTCTGACTTGTCTGATTGCATTCATCATTGCCTGGGTTGTTGTTGAGGTCTTGCGCCGGCCGTTCAATGATCTGCTGGGTTTGAAGATTGACGTCGCATTCCTGTACTCACCGCAATTCCTGTGTTTTCTGGCGCTGCTGTTTCTCATATCCGTACTCCTCGCCGGAAGCTACCCGGCCCTGGTACTTTCAGGCTTTGCACCGATTGTGATCCTGAAAGGAAGGTTTTCGGGGCGTAGTAGTGGTGCGGGAGTACGAAAAGGTTTTATGGTATTTCAATTTGCAACATCTGTTGCGCTCATGGTGTGCAGCCTTGTGGTACGTCAGCAGGTAGGTTTTATGCAAACCATGAAGCTCGGCTTTAACAAGGATCAGGTGATGGTCATCCCGTTTTCGGAAACCAGCATCAGTAAGGTAGCAGCCTTCCGCGACGAAGTTGCCGGACATGCCGGAATCAAGTCCGCAGCCGTGGCGGCCAGTACCATTTTCGGGAGTTATGATATTTCATTTGAAAAGAATGCAAAGACGAAAAAGGACATTGCACTCATGGTAATGGCAGTCGACCGTCATTTTGTTGAGACACTTGGCCTGCAATGGAAGTTGGCGCCGGAGCCCGGCACATTGCAGAACCGGCCACATGTGCTGCTTAATGAACTGGCAGTGAAAGAGCTGGGCTTAGGCAGCAACGTGCTCGGAAAAACACTGCCGGACTTTGATGAGGTAGCCGGGGTACTGCAGAACTTTTACTTTACTACGCCGCAAGGTGGAATAAAGCCCGTCGCGCTGGTAGTAAAAACGGATACCGCAAGTCTGGGTAAGTCTGTGGGTGCCTCAGGGGCGCTGTATGTGCGCATTGATCCGCAAACAGACAGCAAAGCAAAAGTTAAAACAGTGGAAGGTCTATTCAGCACCTACTATCCGGATAGGCCTTTTGAATACCATTTTTTGGATGAAGCATTTACCAAAAATTTCCGTACTGAGATCCGCATGTCGCAGCTTTTTTCAGTTTTTACCGGACTGGCGATTTTCATTGCCTGCATGGGTTTGTTCGGGCTGGTGACATTTACCGCCGAAACCCGCGTGAAAGAAATCGGGATCCGCAAAGTGCTGGGAGCTTCGGTGAGCAGTATCGTTGCACTTCTTTCAGCTGACTTCTTGAAACTGGTTACCCTATCCATTGTATTCGCATTACCGCTTGCGTGGTACTTTATGGAAAAATGGCTGCAGGATTTTACATACCGGATCCAGATTCCCTGGTGGATCTATCTTTCAGCCAGTCTGGCCGCCATCCTCATCGCCATCGCCACCATGAGTTTTCAAAGTATCAAAGCAGCACTGATGAACCCGGTAAAATCTTTGAGAAGTGATTAG
- a CDS encoding ABC transporter permease produces MLKNYLKIAFRNLWKHKVFSFLNVMGLTVGMSACFLIFMYVSFELSYDAFHTKGDRIYRLVTDIKTPSETINTSVTSWAFAPAIKADFPEVEAVTRVSSGSFLVRKGDIKFQEDKTLFADSTLFKVFDFKMIAGDPKTALKDQLSIVLPQKTAKKYFGDADPIGQTLLLSGDGLPAKVTGVIEDIPENSQIKGEMIVSMVSMTQRFNKGLDDQWGNFGAITYLLLKPGTSATALEKKLPAFLQNRAGKTMKESQMYYKLFLEPMRDVYLHSTRDSEERGSMNNVYIFSAVAVFILLIACINFINLTTARSVERAKEVGVRKVVGARKSLLATQFIAESVLLCLIAFVFSVVLSAVVAPLFNDLAGKTVTTGIFGNVAFLPVMFLAAVLIGVLAGSYPAVVLSSFEPVVVLKGRFTTSVKGILLRKGLVTLQFAISIALIIATIIVYTQMNFMRNRDLGFNKEQMVIVNTEGDPNKESFRQSLMNLAGVKSTSASSSVPGSGNPGAYSEIENKSGDLQIANLDLYFVDFDYIPNFGLKMVAGRPFSREFGTDTTQAMVMNEAAVKLFGYSSPEQAIGRRFRQWGREGKIVGVIKDFHFRSLQETIKPLTMRIEPNGTQLVAVKVEGSKVRGVLAAMEDKWKSVIPNRPFSYYFLDEFFDRQYRAEERFEKLFFNFAVLAIFISCLGLLGLASYSTMQRTKEIGVRKVMGASVGSIVGLLSRDFLKLVVLAFVIASPIAYYGMNKWLQSFAYRTDIYLWIFAVAAGLSFAIAFLTVSFQSIKAALMNPVKSLRSE; encoded by the coding sequence ATGCTAAAAAACTATCTCAAAATCGCGTTTCGGAATCTCTGGAAGCACAAGGTGTTTTCTTTTCTGAATGTAATGGGCCTGACCGTCGGTATGTCGGCCTGCTTTCTGATCTTCATGTATGTGTCTTTTGAGCTGAGCTATGATGCATTCCATACGAAGGGAGACCGGATTTACAGGCTGGTGACGGACATCAAGACGCCCTCAGAAACCATCAACACCAGTGTCACTTCCTGGGCTTTTGCACCTGCCATCAAGGCCGATTTTCCAGAGGTGGAAGCCGTTACGCGCGTGAGCAGCGGTAGTTTTCTGGTGCGGAAAGGAGATATCAAATTCCAGGAAGACAAAACCCTTTTTGCAGACTCCACACTCTTTAAGGTATTCGACTTCAAGATGATTGCCGGGGATCCTAAAACAGCCTTAAAGGATCAGCTGAGCATTGTTTTACCACAAAAAACAGCTAAAAAGTACTTCGGCGACGCTGATCCGATCGGACAAACCCTCCTGCTTTCGGGCGATGGGCTGCCTGCAAAGGTGACAGGCGTTATTGAGGATATTCCCGAAAATTCGCAGATCAAGGGTGAGATGATCGTGTCGATGGTGTCCATGACCCAGCGCTTCAATAAGGGACTGGACGATCAATGGGGGAACTTCGGGGCGATAACTTACCTGCTGCTGAAACCCGGTACTTCCGCTACGGCACTCGAAAAGAAACTGCCCGCCTTCCTCCAAAACCGCGCAGGAAAGACGATGAAAGAATCGCAGATGTATTATAAGCTTTTCCTGGAACCCATGCGCGACGTGTACCTGCACTCCACACGCGACTCGGAGGAGCGCGGCAGTATGAACAATGTGTACATCTTCTCCGCCGTGGCGGTTTTCATCCTGCTCATTGCGTGTATCAACTTCATCAATCTGACGACAGCACGTTCCGTGGAGCGCGCCAAGGAAGTAGGCGTACGCAAGGTGGTAGGTGCACGTAAATCGCTGCTGGCCACCCAGTTCATTGCGGAGTCAGTCCTCCTGTGCCTTATCGCCTTCGTATTTTCGGTTGTACTTTCGGCAGTAGTGGCACCTTTGTTCAACGACCTCGCCGGGAAGACAGTCACGACAGGTATTTTCGGTAATGTCGCTTTCCTGCCTGTCATGTTTCTGGCTGCGGTACTGATCGGGGTTCTGGCGGGCAGCTATCCTGCCGTTGTATTGTCTTCTTTTGAGCCTGTGGTAGTACTGAAAGGTCGTTTTACGACCAGTGTAAAGGGTATTTTACTCCGGAAAGGGTTGGTTACACTGCAATTTGCCATATCCATTGCACTAATCATCGCGACGATCATCGTGTACACGCAAATGAACTTCATGCGTAACCGCGATCTGGGTTTTAATAAAGAGCAGATGGTGATTGTCAATACCGAAGGCGATCCCAACAAAGAATCTTTCAGGCAGTCCCTGATGAACCTGGCAGGCGTTAAAAGTACATCGGCATCGTCCAGTGTGCCCGGCAGCGGCAACCCGGGTGCTTATTCGGAGATTGAAAACAAAAGCGGGGATCTTCAGATTGCCAACCTGGATCTCTACTTCGTGGATTTCGACTACATTCCGAATTTCGGGTTAAAAATGGTAGCCGGAAGGCCGTTTTCGCGCGAATTCGGTACCGATACCACACAGGCGATGGTCATGAACGAAGCGGCCGTCAAGTTGTTCGGTTACAGCTCGCCCGAGCAGGCGATCGGCCGTCGGTTCCGGCAGTGGGGCAGGGAAGGTAAAATCGTCGGGGTTATCAAGGACTTTCATTTCAGGTCTTTGCAGGAAACCATCAAACCCCTCACCATGCGCATTGAGCCCAATGGTACCCAGCTGGTTGCCGTGAAGGTTGAAGGAAGTAAGGTAAGGGGCGTGCTGGCGGCGATGGAGGACAAGTGGAAGTCGGTCATTCCAAACCGTCCGTTCAGCTACTATTTTCTGGATGAATTTTTCGATAGGCAGTACCGGGCTGAGGAGCGGTTTGAAAAGCTGTTTTTCAACTTTGCCGTGCTCGCGATCTTCATTTCCTGCCTGGGTTTGCTGGGGCTTGCTTCGTACAGTACCATGCAGCGTACCAAGGAAATCGGGGTACGAAAAGTGATGGGCGCCTCGGTGGGCAGCATTGTGGGCCTGCTTTCCCGGGATTTTCTGAAGCTGGTGGTACTGGCCTTTGTCATCGCCTCACCAATCGCCTACTACGGCATGAACAAATGGCTGCAGAGCTTCGCCTACCGCACGGATA